Genomic window (Jeotgalibaca ciconiae):
GGGTAGCTATGTGTGGAAGGGATAAACGCTGAAAGCATCTAAGCGTGAAGCCCCCCTCAAGATGAGATTTCCCATCATTTTAAATGAGTAAGACCCCTGAGAGACGATCAGGTAGATAGGCTGGAAGTGGACGCGCAGCGATGTGTGGAGCGGACCAGTACTAATCGGTCGAGGACTTAACCAAGAAACAGACGGTAAGGCGGAAGAATGGTTTCTTTCCGGTAGATCATGTTGGCTATTCAGTTTTGAGGGAACGAAGTTCCTTTGAAAACAAGATATGTGCGGTGGCGATGGCAAGAAGGTCACACCTGTTCCCATCCCGAACACAGAAGTTAAGCTTCTTAGCGCCGATTGTAGTGAAGGGTTTCCCTTTGTGAGAGTAGGACGCTGCCGCGCAAATGAAAAAGGCATCTCAGAATTTATCTGAGATGCCTTTTTATTTAGATAAAAAGATAAAGTTCTTTAAAGTGTATTTTAAAATAAAGCATGTTACACTAAAAATAGAATTACTATTATCTGAAAGAGGTGCTCGACATGACAGATGAATTTGTCAAGGTTGGAAATGGCTATCAAAAGCAAGATGAGAATGGTAATATGATTGCAGAAATTACCTACGTCCCTGCTGGAGAAGACAAAGTGATTGCGGACCATACTTTTGTAGATCCATCATTACGTGGCCAAGGAATGGCTGAAAAAATCTTAGATCATATGGTTGGAGAAATGA
Coding sequences:
- a CDS encoding GNAT family N-acetyltransferase → MTDEFVKVGNGYQKQDENGNMIAEITYVPAGEDKVIADHTFVDPSLRGQGMAEKILDHMVGEMRKEGKKIIPLCPYVVTQFKRKPEKYGNIAAKR